The Balneola sp. DNA window CTTTTCGAGAATGGGAGGTGAATTTATTCCACAACTGGATGAGGGAGATATTGCCATGCAAGCCCTATTCCGTCCGGGCAGTGGATTATCAGAGGCGATCGATCAATCCAAGAAAATTGAGACGACACTGCTGGAAGAATTTCCAGAGATAGAAACAGTAACAGCTCGAATTGGGGTAGCTGATATTCCCACTGATCCTATGCCCATGGACATTGCCGACATGTACATCATTCTGGACAAGAATAAAGAAAACTGGATCTCTGCCGAATCTAAAGAGGAGCTGATAGAAAAAATAAAGAGTAAACTCGATCAGACCATGATAGGTGTGAATTTCGTTTTTACCCAGCCGGTAGAGCTTAGGTTTAACGAACTTTTGGAAGGTGTACGAGAAGATATCGCCGTAAAGCTATACGGAGACGACATAGATGTATTGGCGGAGAAAGTTCAGGAAATGGCTCAAATTATTCAAACTATTCCAGGGGTGGGTGATGTGAGTCCCGAACGTACGGCTGGACTACCTCAAATGACCGTTAGGTATGACCGGCAAAAAGTGGCTCAATATGGACTGGATATCACGAAGCTCAATCAATACGTAAGTTCAGCTTTTGCCGGAGGTGTTGCTGGAGTTGTATTCGAAGGCGAAAGACGATTTGATCTTGTGATCCGCTTTGATGAAGCTCATCGTACTGGCATTGAGGATATTCGCAATCTGTATGTAGATCTGGAAAACGGTGCACAGGTGCCGGTTAAAGAAGTGGCGGATATCAGTTATCAGCCGGGGCCTATGCAGATCTCGCGAGATAACACCTTTCGCAGGAGCTATGTTGGTGTGAATACACGCGGGCGGGATGTGGAATCGGTGGTTTTGGATATTCAAGAAAAACTGGAGGCCGAATTGAATCTGCCGCCGGGTTATTACATTACTTATGGGGGTGAATTTGAGAATCTGCAACGGGCCAAGAACCGATTGGCTATTGTAGTGCCTATAGCCCTGTTTCTTATCTTTGTGCTGCTGTACTTCGCACTAAAATCGTTCTCACAGTCGGTAATGATCTATCTGGCTATTCCCCTGGCTTCTATTGGAGGTGTCTTCTTCCTGGCTTTACGTGGAATGGACTTCAGTATTTCTGCCGGAGTTGGTTTCATTGTATTGTTCGGAGTGGCTGTGCTAAACGGCCTTGTGCTCGTCAGCCGGTTTAATTCATTAAAAATCGAAGGTGTTATGGATTTACAAGAACGAATTTTGACAGGTACCAAAGAGCGACTTCGCCCCATTTTATTGACCGCTACGGCGGCTATTATGGGTTTTCTTCCGATGGCGTTTTCAACAACAGCCGGTGCTGAAGTACAGCGGCCGCTGGCCACTGTTGTAATCGGCGGGTTGATTAGCGCCACGCTGCTTACGTTGGTCGTGCTGCCCATCCTTTATGCGTACATAGAAAAGCGTAAAATGAGAAAACACAAGCCGGGTAGTACTTCTATGGCCTCCGTTGTGTTGCTGATTATTGGTGGAAGCCTGCTGCTTTCTCCCGATTCTGTACAGGCTCAGGAACAGGTGCTGAATGATACCCTCCCGCAAATTGCGCTGGATCAGGCCGTTCAAAAAGCGATAGCAAATTATCCTTCTCTTGAGGCAGCCAGGCTTGGAATTGACAACAGGAAGGCTCTTCAAAAAACAGCCTGGGACTTTGGCGATACGAACCTCTTTACCGGAGGTGAAGAGTTCGGCAACGGTTCGGACGGTGTTACTACAAAATTTGGCATTCAGCAGCAGTTTGATCTGTTCGGTGTTTTACCAAGGCTAAATCATCGGAATGAACAAACAGAACTTGCCAGGCTGAACTATGAATTGTCTGAGTTAGAGCTCAGGCTCCGGGTAAAGCAGGACTGGTCAACGGTTTTCATCGCTAAACAACAATATGAGATCTATAATCGCCTGAACCAGCAATTCAGGGATATTGCTAGGGCTGCGGAAATAAAATTTGAAACGGAGGAAATTTCCCGGCTGGGATATCTTAATATCATGAATCAGGCCAACCAAATTACCATACAAACAGAACAAGCCTTCCGCGATTATGGGGCTGCTGTTCGAGCTTTTAACAAATGGTTTGAGGGGGACTCGTTATACACGGTTCAAAGTGTTTCAGCCGAACAGCTTGTTCAACCTTTACAGGTAGATTCTACATTCGACCATCCGCTGATTGCTTTATATCAACAAAAAATTGACGTGGCGGAAGCATCGATTAAAGAACAAAGAAGTCAGTTTTTACCAAGTTTTCAAGCCAGTTATGGCTGGCAGGAAATAGCTGCGCAAGGTGGCTTTAATTCCTATGAGATCGGGATCAGACTTCCGGTATTCTTCTGGTCTAAGGCCGGGAAAACTCAATCCGCCCGGATTGAACGAAATATTGCCCGTCAAAACCTAGACCAGGCTCAGAGAGAATTCAACAGTACCTATAACAGTATCCGGGAAAATTATCAGAAATGGTTGCGCTCGTGGGAATATTATCGACAGGAAGCACTCCCTCTTGCCAAAGAACAACAGCAAGGTGCCATCACCTCTTATGAAGAAGGAGCCATAGACTATGTGGCTTTCTTTCAAAGCATCAGAGATGCCATTCGCATTGAAATCGACTCATGGAATGCATTTGGCAATTATCTGAATAGCCATTTCCAATTAGAATACTACCTCAACAAAACTCAATAACAGATTTTAAATCAACAAAAAAATGAATAAATCTAATTTATATATAATTTTATTGGCTGTCCTTGCATCTGTTTTTACAGCCTGCGGCGAGATCAATAGCGATGAAAAAGAACAAGAAGCAACAGAACTTGCCGGTGTGGCTGAGGCAGAAGAAAACATGGTTCATCTGTCGGAACTGAAGTTCAACAGCCTTGGAATGAAACTGGATACTTTGTCCCTGCGCTTTCTCTCAGAGAGCGTAGAAGCAAATGGTCAGCTGGAAGTTCCCCCGCAGCATGAGGCAAGCGTAACTGCGGTTTTGGGAGGTAATATTGGTTCCATAGAAGTTATTGAGGGAGATCAGGTGTCAAAAAATCAGACTATTGCCTTCCTTTCCCATCCTAATTTAACCAAAGTCCAAACTGAATACGTACGGTTGTATCAGCGCATGTTGTATTTAGATCATGAATTTAAGCGACAAGCAAGGTTATATGATGAAAAGGTAGGCTCCGGCCAAACTTACCAACAAACTAAAGCCGAATACGAATCAGTTAAGGCGGAGGTCAAAGGTTATGAGGCTCAGCTGAATCAGCTTAACCTGGACGTTGAACAAATACAAGACGGCGATATTTATTCGTCGGTGCCGGTAGTAAGCCCTATTGATGGGTACATCGAAAAGGTTCAGATTCAAATCGGTCAGTACGTTGATCCCCAAACAATCATGTTTGAAATTGTGGATAACGAACATGTTCATGCCGATTTGATGGTCTTTGAAAAAGATGTGCACAAAGTTAAAAGGGGCCAATCCATCTCTTTTACTGTACAGTCAGTACCGGATCAAATACTTACAGCTACCATTTACTCTGTAGGCAAACAATTCGAACAAAATCCTAGGGCAGTGCATGTGCACGGCGAAATTGATCAGAAAGAAAACTTCCTGATTCCCGGGATGTATATCAACGGCACGATTCACACTTCAGAGACTAAAGCCTTTGCTTTGCCTGAGAATGCCATTGTTGAGGACGAGGGTAAAACCTACCTATTCACCGCAGAACAACAAGAGGAAAACGGAAATACCGAATGGTCTTTCACTCCGGTAGAAATTATGACCGGCATTGAGGAAGATGGTTGGGTTGAAGTGAAGTTGTTAGAACCATTGCCGGATGGAGCACGAGTAGCTTGGAACAATGCCTATTACCTGATCTCTGAAATGAAGAAAAGCCAGACTTCCGACGATGATTAACAAAAACTTTCCGGCAAAGCCATATTCATGTTTTTATGGCTTTGCCGGGGTTAATGCATAACACATAATATTATGAAAGAAATAAAAGCCTTTATAAAACCAAACAGAGTAGAAAATGTAGTTGCAGCACTCCAAGAAGCAGGACATGAAAGTGTTACGCTTTCCAAAGGAGAAGGTACCGGAGCATACAAACAGAAAGATGCGTCCCCATCGCTGGATTTTCACTTTACGGACAGTCCAGTCGTAAAATTAGAGCTGGTATGTCAATGCAAAGAATCCGATAACGTTGTTCAACTTATCTGCGCCAATGCCAAAACACCGGAACGCGGTGACGGCATCATTTACGTTACAGATATTCAAAAAGCGTTTAGGATTAAAACCTGTGAGCCTTTTGAGGGGTAAGGAACAGGTGATTCTTTGTCACAGTTAAGTTGAAGATGAAAATAATCCCATATATTCAACCATGAAAAAATCCACATTTAATATTCCACAAATGGACTGCTCAGCCGAAGAGCAAATGATTCGAATGAGGTTGGAAGAGTTTGAAGATATTAAATCTCTAAACTTTGATATCCCGAATCGTACATTAGAAGTGTATCACGAAAATAGGCTTAATGAGATTGAGAAAGCCCTTGACTCCCTGAGTTTGGGTTCTAAATTGAATTCAACAAAAGAGGCTCAAATGTCGCCTTTCGCTTCTGATGAGCAGCAACAAAAGAACATTCTATGGTGGGTTTTAGCGATCAACTTTCTCTTCTTTATCATTGAAATGACAGCCGGATGGATTATCAATTCTATGGGGCTGATTGCAGACTCACTAGATATGCTGGCAGATTCATCCGTATATGCGCTCAGCCTTTTTGCTGTTGGAGCAGCGGTAGCAAGAAAAAAGAAAGTAGCAAAAATTAGCGGCTATCTTCAGATGGGTCTGGCATCACTGGGATTTCTTGAAGTACTGCGGAGGTTTCTTGGAGTGGGTGAAATGCCCGACTTTCAGTGGATGATCATTATTGCTTCAACGGCTCTTGTTGCAAATGTTTTTACCTTATGGCTTATCAATAAAGCGAAAAGCAAAGAAGCACACATGCAGGCGAGTACAATTTTTACCTCCAATGATATTATTGTAAATGGTGGTGTAATTTTGGCCGGAATTCTTGTTTATGCACTGGATAGCAGGTGGCCGGATTTACTCATTGGAGCTATAGTATTCAGTTTTGTAATGCGAGGTGCCCTGAGAATTTTGAAGCTTTCAGAATAACAAACATAGAGGGTTAATTTATCTCAATTTCCATTTCATGAAAGCATAATAAATGTATTAATAAGTTGAAATTATGAACAAAAGAATATTCACAAGAGAAGAAATTCAGAAGATGTATGATGGATTAGCTTCATCCTATGATTTGTCAATGTTCTTTTTCAAAATTGCTGGATTCAAAGTAGATACATATCGAAAAAAGGCCATTCAAAATTTACATCTCGAACCTGGTGATACAGTGGTCGATTTAGGATGTGGAACCGGTTTGAATTTTAGTCTTCTTCAGGAAAAAGTAGGAGCTGAAGGAAAAATCATAGGTGTAGATTTATCAGTTAAGATGTTAGAACAGGCTGAAAGCCAAGCCAATAAGAAAGGTTGGGATAATATAGAACTGTTACAGTCTGATATGGCTGAATTTCAAATTCCAGATGATACGGACGGAGTTCTTTCGACGATGGCAATCACGATGTCCCCGGAATATGATCAAATCATCCAAAAAATTGCTACTACGTTAGAAAAGGGAAAGCGATTGTCAATATTTGAACTACAAAAACCAAATGGATGGCCTGAGTGGCTGGTAAAATTAATGGTAAAATTACTAAGCCCTTATGGAACTCGGTACGAACATACACAACGTACCCCTTGTAATTCCATAGAAAAGTACTTTAGTGGTGTATCGCTTCAATATCAATACTTTGGCTCTGTGTGCATCGCATATGGCGTAAGTTAGAAGTAATTTTTATAACCTTAGAAACCTGAAAGCATGTCTCACGATCATTCACACGAGCATGGAAACATCAAACTTGCCTTTTTCCTCAATCTTGGGTTCACCATTCTTGAATTTTTTGGGGGTTTATATGTAAACAGTGTTGCCATTATCTCCGATGCCCTGCACGATTTAGGTGACAGTATTTCACTCGGACTCTCATGGTTTCTTGATCATAAATCTAAAGAGGGAGCGAATTCATCCTTTACCTTTGGTTATACACGGTTCTCGCTACTTGGTGCTTTAATTAACAGCTTGGTACTAATCGCTGGATCTATCTTTGTGATCAATGAAGCGGTTGCCAGAATATTATCGCCGGAACATACCGATGCCAAGGGAATGCTTCTCTTTGCCATCGTGGGTGTGGCGGTGTATGGATATGCTGCATGGAAAGTGAGTCACGGCAAAACCCTCAACGAACGAGTCATTTCCTGGCACCTATTGGAAGATGTATTGAGTTGGGCTGCCGTTCTTGTGGTGTCTATTGTATTACTTATCAAAGACATTCATTACTTAGATCCTGCCCTATCTCTCTTTATTACCGCCTACGTTCTTTGGAATGTGGTAAAACGACTCAAAGAAACCCTGCATATTTTTTTGCAGGGAACTCCGGATGATGTAAGTATTGATGAACTGGAGGAAAAGTTTCTTGAACAGGATATTGTGGCCGATACCAGGCACCTACACTTATGGTCGCTGGATGGAGAAAAGCATGTGTTTACTGCTCATCTCATTCTAAAAAACGTAGAGAGCTACTCAGACATTCTGGAAGCCAAAAAGAAAATTCGTGGCATTCTGAAACCTTACAACTTCAGTCACAGCACGATTGAAGTGGAGTTGGATGAGGGAACTTCTTCTTTGATTTATGAATAATACAAATAAGTGAATAAGCTTACCTTCACAAGGTCAACTCAAAACCTTAGTCACCCAAGCCCGGCTGACTCCAAATTTCTGGGCAAGAGCAGCCTTGTTTTTAACCTTCCCAGAGTCCAATAATTTTCGGTACAGCTTAGCTTGCTCAGCAGGGGAGAGTTTCTTCTTTTTAGGCAGTTTCTGGTTAACAGAAAACCGAGGTTTACAAAGGTTCGCATGATTCAAAAAAGGGTAGATTTCGAGCAATTTTTCCCAGTCAATTTCAAACTGATAACCTTTGGGACCTCTGTTTAAAGCTCTAAGGGGCCATTTTATGGAGAACAAAATTCGCAAGTCTGCTACTTCCGGGGAGCAAAAGCCTGATTCATTAAATTGAGTCAGGCTTTTTTATTTTTTTAAGCTATCCAACCTGTTTTATTTCTAAACTCTCTGGGTGTGCAGCCATTCATTTTTTTAAAAACGGAACTGCCATAATCGGGATGAAGCCCAACCTGTTCTCCGAAATCGGAATCTTAATGGCTTTGCTTCCCAGGCACATGGATCGATGCAAACCGACCTAACCGTGTTTGCATTTCAAGTAAAATCACTTCAACTTTATCTGAGTGGTTGATGTCCTGATCCAATTATTTGACAAATACTCGTCAAACTTTGATGATTCTTCAGAAGCTTCCACTATTGATGATAATGTGCTGGAAAAGTATCCGGAGTGAGAAATAGACTAACTCAATAAAACAGACTAGTGCATTTTTAAAACTGCAAATAAGAACCTGCAAGAGCTCTTTTAACTGCCTTGGTATTTAGTACTATTTAGCGGAAGTAATACCATACTAAGTGTCTGGAAAGACGCTGGCAGAATGACTCAGATTCAGAGTCTGACTTGCAAAACAAAAGAATAAAACTCAAAGATTATGAAATTCAGAATATTCAGGGATATAAAAATCATCGCTATTTTACTGCTAATGGTATTACCTATATCGTCTGTTAATGCATTTCAGGTTGATCCGGATAATGTTATTCAGCCTTATACCGACAATAACTGGTACTGGCAATATAAGGGAGAACCTATACTCCTTCGTGGTGGAAGTGATGATGATAACCACTTTCAGTGGACCGATGAGCAGCTGACCGAACATCTAGACCTTCTTATTTCAGTGGGCGGTAACTATGTCCGTAATACGATGTCGGACCGGGACGAGAACAATGTGTTTGCCTTTGCACAGAATGAAGATGGCTTGTATGATCTCACCCAATGGAATGAAGAATACTGGAACCGCCTGGAATTCTTTCTGAATGAGACGGAAGAACGAGGAATCATCGTTCAGCTTACGCTTTGGGATCAGTTTGATATTAGTGGCCACCGGTGGAATACTCATCCCTGGAATCCTGAAAACAATAGTAATATGGAGGCCGGAAGTTGGGAAGGTAAGGAGGATTTCTATGCAACCGTTGACAATAATGATCAGCAAGGGCTTCACTTTCAACAACAATTTATTGAAAAACTACTAGGCAAAACCCTCGAATACGGCCATGTGTTGTACAATATCAACAACGAGAGTTCTGAGAGTACCGAGTGGCAGAATTATTGGGCACAATTTGTAAAAGAGCTTGGTAGTAAATCAAGCCACGAGATCTATGTAACCACCATGCAGTTCGATCCCTCAACCTCTGTGCGTCACGTAATGACCTATCCCGAAATCTTCGACTTTTTCGAAATTTCTCAAAATAATCAGGATTCCCGGGGAGCAAGAGGCCAAGGGCACTGGGACAATATTATGTATTGGAGAACCAAAATCGCCTCGTTTCCGAGCGGCCCAATGCCCATGAATAACGTGAAAGTATATGGTGGCGTGGATGGTGTTAACTATTCAGCAGGCTCCGAAAAAGAAGCTATACACCGGTTTTGGCGCAATATTTTTGCAGGAAGTGCTTCAAGTCGCTTTCACCGTCCGGCAGGTTCAGATCATTGGGGCTCTGGATTGAATGAGAAGGTTCAGGTGAACCTAAAGGCTATGGATATGCTGCTTAAAGAGTTTGACATTTTTACCTCCGCTCCTCATAACGACTTGCTTTTAGCTCGCGTACCTGTTCCTTCAACCATGGAGGCGTATGCCTCGGCCCGTATTGGGGAGCAATATGCAGTTTATTTTCCTGCAGGCCGGTTCACGGTAAACCTTGATCCCTGGATCTATGCAGAAAAACTGGAAGTCCGATGGCTTGATATTGAAAATCTGACCTGGTTGGAACCTGAACTCTTGGAAGTACAATGGGAAGGCGGACAGGATGACTGGGGATACAGAAGAAGTATAAGGCTAACGACCCCGGGCAAACGACCATTTGTGGCCTTGATTAATGTGATGGAATGAAATCTGCGATTGTCATCAAAGATGAGGAATCGCAGATTATTAATATGCCCGAAGGAGAAAAGATTCCGGACTGGTAATATCCGGATTAGTGGAACAACTCTGTGGCTGACCATATCAAAAAATCAATCAACCCCAAGATGATTATCTGATCTTACCAAATCAGGACGTGTTCCATAAGGATCGATGCTTACATACTTAGGAAGTTTATCTGCCTGGAAGGTTAGTTTCTGTTTACCATCTACGATAGTTTTCGGGCTTAGAAAAATAACATCATCCAGTGAAGCTCCCGATGGGTGAGTTGAAAATAACCCTATAGGGATTGGTTCACTCATGCTAATTTCTGATTCAATTCCATCCACCGATTCATACTTTTTGGCATCAATATGGATGGTAACTTCATAAACACCACTTGGCTGTTTGCTATACGACACTTCAGCAATTGAAAGATCATAAGTAATGATTTTCTTAAACCAGTCATCAACTAAATAGTGATATTCTTCCGGAGTCACTATATATAACTCATCCAGAAACTCGACTGAGGTGACTGTGGCATCGATCTCATTTTTATGTCGATCAACCAGCGTTTTCAATACTCCATTTAATGATTCTTCACCGATCAGTTCTTTAAGGGCAATCATCACGATGTAGCTTTTGCCATACAACATGTAATGTTCGCCTTGCTCCAGGTAAAACGGCTGTTCCAGCGTGGAAGCATAAGATCGGCCGTTGAAATAGGTGTGATTAGCCGATTGGCTTAACTGATACAAAGAATGCATCCCATAGTATTTCTCCATAACTACAGCTTCCGTGTATTTAGCAAATCCTTCCACAAAAATGCCCCCTCCGCTCAAGCTTTGAGTACTTAGAATATGACCCCACCACTGATGGGCGACTTCGTGAATAGTACGTTTAGCTACCAGGCTGAAGGCTTTCAGATCTCTTTCATCAACCAGATAAAAATTATATTCGACCATGCTGATAGTTCCCGCCGTAGCAAATCCGCCAAATCCCCAGTAAGAAGGTAATTCTGTAATACGAAGGTGATTTCTGGGATACTCCCCAAATTCCTTTTGAGCATAATCCAAGGTTTGTTTCATGCTATTCATGGTGGCAGCGTTGTTGAATGCATGCCCGGGATGGTAATAATGCTCCAGACTAATTCCATTGAAATATTCTTGTTCTAATGTATAATCAGCTGATTGATACGTGATGGCAGGTGCAACCGGACTCTGCGTTTTATACTGATAATAGTTCCTGCCATTTTCAGTCCATTGACCCTTCATTTCTCCAACGGAAATACCTGTTTGAGAAGCCGGGACAGATAAAGTGGTCTCGAAATTGATTCTGCCAAAACCTGATTCCATTATTTCGAAATCAGCTGCTGAGGGCTGTTCTTCTTCCCGATCAGGAAGCCCGCGTTTCTTACGCTCGGCTTTATCCGTAATTTCTTTATTGTCGGTATAACCGAGATACGGACTGAAGTCTCGCAAATGAACAAAACTCCCATTATCCACCAAATCTCTACCGGAACGGAGTCCGGTGTGAGCTCCATTAGCAGAAAAAGTCAGTTTAACGGAATCCCTCGGTAGGACAGGTGAATTGAACTCGAATTCAAAGATCCCGTGCGTAGAATCCTGGTTGATCAGTATAGCTCGTTCAAGTGAAATATGAGTAATTGGTTTTTTCTCGATGAAAAGTGCTCTGTTTACAACGGTATCGCTTTTGTTGGAAAGCGTATAAACAGCATCAACTGAGTATGTTCTCTCGAAAGGAAAAAGTGCTACATCGGTGGAAATGGAGATGGGATATAACCAGTGCTCTTCTTCATAGTGTTTGTATTTTCTTTCGTACTCAGCTCTGCGATCCAGCACTGAATCAGATGACAGGTACTCCGCTTCTACATTGGTCTTGTAGAAAATCATTCCAGAAGTGCAAAGAAAAAGCAATGTAAAGATAGAAAGAGGGACTAGTTTCCGGCTTGTCCAACCTCGGAAAAGTTGTTTGATATGCTCCTGAAAATTCCCAGCAATACCACGTTGCCAGCCATGCAGAGCAAGTATGGATAAAATCAGGCCTGCAATTATCCAGTTAGAAGATAGCAGGTGAAAGGCGGATGCATTATTGCTGACTCCCGACATATCAGAAAAAGTAACGGAGGGCATATAGCCGATTCTTAATAATGGATGCTCAATACCCAGATAGCCCGATAAGTTAGTTCCAAAAACGGCAATCACAATTCCGCTTATAGCCATCCCCAGATATTTTCCCGGAGAAAGTGTTTGGATAAATAGAGTGAGCAGGATGTAAAAAACGAGTGGAATTCCCTGGTAGTAATACAAGGAGAGGTAGGTACTTATGTCAATGTGAGCGTAATCCAATATGAATTGGAAGGCAATAGCAATACCAATCTCAAGGGTGATGAAAAGAAAAGGGATGCTGAGTAAGACAGAAGCTTTCGACCAAAAGAATGAGGCATTTGATGCAGGTGTTGCATCAAGGATAAGGTGAAAATCTTCACTTCGCTCTTTCCAGACCCACTCACCACTGTAAAAAACAATTAACAGCAGGCCAAAAATGAAAATGGCTGCATTATTTAACCCGGCCAGAATCGAGGTAATAGGGTATAAACTTTCGGAATAACTGCCTCCTTCAACAAGCGTGGAATAAAATTCGGAACAAATAATGAAAGTGATGAACACCAACATAGCCTGGAAAGGCAGACTTTTTAGCAGTTGAGAGATCCCAATTTTAGTCTGTGCTAAGAAACTTTGCCAAAACGCCCCTAATCCAAAACCTGATGGTGCGATAGGTTGATAGACTATATTATTAGTTATTTCTTCATTCGTTTTGGTTTCATCTGGCGCTTTCTGTTTTTTCTGATTTAAGGCACGGAAGGAAAACAACCGATAGGCAAAACCTAAGAAGGAAAAGGAAATCGTGATCCACAGCAATCGGTTGAGTAATAAATTCCCGGTTAAAGAAACCCATACACTATTCTTTTGCAAAGGTGTGAGGTATTTACTTTGCTCCATGAAGGCTGAAATGCCAAATGGATCTGCCAGAGCCGCTAACATCATGTTCTCGGTGTGAGTTGGGGTAGAATCGGCCAAAACTGGAGAATTAAAATAGAAAGAGCACACAAAGTAGAGGACGTAAATCAGGACAGCCGATGCGTAGATCGACATTCTGTTTTTAGAAAGTAACCCTACTGTAAAGATAAAAGCTGAGCATATAAATACGTTTGGAAATACAAAAACCAGCCAATTCCAGAAATAAAGAGTTGGACTAATCGGAGCCAGACGCTCAGGATCCAAATCGACGATCAAAGTCCCGGAGATCATTCCAAGTAACAACGGGCTCACAGCAAGCAGGCTAAACAAGAAGACTCCGGAGAAACGGCTAATAAAAAAGTGATGCTTTTTTACGCCGGTACTGAAAATAATCTCCTGCATTCGGTATGTACTATCCCGTAATAGCCCATTGATTACAAAGAACATAA harbors:
- a CDS encoding efflux transporter periplasmic adaptor subunit produces the protein MNKSNLYIILLAVLASVFTACGEINSDEKEQEATELAGVAEAEENMVHLSELKFNSLGMKLDTLSLRFLSESVEANGQLEVPPQHEASVTAVLGGNIGSIEVIEGDQVSKNQTIAFLSHPNLTKVQTEYVRLYQRMLYLDHEFKRQARLYDEKVGSGQTYQQTKAEYESVKAEVKGYEAQLNQLNLDVEQIQDGDIYSSVPVVSPIDGYIEKVQIQIGQYVDPQTIMFEIVDNEHVHADLMVFEKDVHKVKRGQSISFTVQSVPDQILTATIYSVGKQFEQNPRAVHVHGEIDQKENFLIPGMYINGTIHTSETKAFALPENAIVEDEGKTYLFTAEQQEENGNTEWSFTPVEIMTGIEEDGWVEVKLLEPLPDGARVAWNNAYYLISEMKKSQTSDDD
- a CDS encoding cation transporter, with the translated sequence MKKSTFNIPQMDCSAEEQMIRMRLEEFEDIKSLNFDIPNRTLEVYHENRLNEIEKALDSLSLGSKLNSTKEAQMSPFASDEQQQKNILWWVLAINFLFFIIEMTAGWIINSMGLIADSLDMLADSSVYALSLFAVGAAVARKKKVAKISGYLQMGLASLGFLEVLRRFLGVGEMPDFQWMIIIASTALVANVFTLWLINKAKSKEAHMQASTIFTSNDIIVNGGVILAGILVYALDSRWPDLLIGAIVFSFVMRGALRILKLSE
- a CDS encoding transcriptional regulator, with amino-acid sequence MKEIKAFIKPNRVENVVAALQEAGHESVTLSKGEGTGAYKQKDASPSLDFHFTDSPVVKLELVCQCKESDNVVQLICANAKTPERGDGIIYVTDIQKAFRIKTCEPFEG
- a CDS encoding cation transporter, coding for MSHDHSHEHGNIKLAFFLNLGFTILEFFGGLYVNSVAIISDALHDLGDSISLGLSWFLDHKSKEGANSSFTFGYTRFSLLGALINSLVLIAGSIFVINEAVARILSPEHTDAKGMLLFAIVGVAVYGYAAWKVSHGKTLNERVISWHLLEDVLSWAAVLVVSIVLLIKDIHYLDPALSLFITAYVLWNVVKRLKETLHIFLQGTPDDVSIDELEEKFLEQDIVADTRHLHLWSLDGEKHVFTAHLILKNVESYSDILEAKKKIRGILKPYNFSHSTIEVELDEGTSSLIYE
- a CDS encoding CusA/CzcA family heavy metal efflux RND transporter, with protein sequence MINKIIAFSIKNKFIIGLFILSLIGVGLYSMMTINLGSVPDITNNQVQVITVSENLSTEDIEQFVTYPVELAMGNLPGVTEIRSVSRFGLSVVTIVFEDDMGTYLPRQLVQEKLSELGETIPENFGSPSMGPISSGLGQIYEYSIQVDPAYEDQYTPDELRTIQDWIIKRQMVLLEGVIEVNSFGGGIKQYEVAISPDKLNAMGVSISEVYEAMSRNNVNTGGAYIEKNKMANFIRGEGLIRSLEDIENIVVKNENGLPILIRDVAEEVTFGTQIRYGAFTQDGEEAVGGIIMMLKGSNPNATIQNVQDRIAEIQKSLPEGLKIEPFLDRSALIERTTSTVTTNLVEGALIVVFVLVILLGSLRGGLITASLIPLSLLFAFIMMKATGVWANLMSLGAIDFGIIVDGAVIIVEGTVHEIEKRVKSGKRAFSKTQMNEIAYKASSTMMNAAFFGQLIILIVFAPILFLEGVEGKMFRPMAFTFGFAVLGAIILCLTYVPMVSALFMKPSQNRKGWFARFERGLDRVSNKLISFIQKGYDPVIQWSLKRKPVVIVAAILLFGGAMFTFSRMGGEFIPQLDEGDIAMQALFRPGSGLSEAIDQSKKIETTLLEEFPEIETVTARIGVADIPTDPMPMDIADMYIILDKNKENWISAESKEELIEKIKSKLDQTMIGVNFVFTQPVELRFNELLEGVREDIAVKLYGDDIDVLAEKVQEMAQIIQTIPGVGDVSPERTAGLPQMTVRYDRQKVAQYGLDITKLNQYVSSAFAGGVAGVVFEGERRFDLVIRFDEAHRTGIEDIRNLYVDLENGAQVPVKEVADISYQPGPMQISRDNTFRRSYVGVNTRGRDVESVVLDIQEKLEAELNLPPGYYITYGGEFENLQRAKNRLAIVVPIALFLIFVLLYFALKSFSQSVMIYLAIPLASIGGVFFLALRGMDFSISAGVGFIVLFGVAVLNGLVLVSRFNSLKIEGVMDLQERILTGTKERLRPILLTATAAIMGFLPMAFSTTAGAEVQRPLATVVIGGLISATLLTLVVLPILYAYIEKRKMRKHKPGSTSMASVVLLIIGGSLLLSPDSVQAQEQVLNDTLPQIALDQAVQKAIANYPSLEAARLGIDNRKALQKTAWDFGDTNLFTGGEEFGNGSDGVTTKFGIQQQFDLFGVLPRLNHRNEQTELARLNYELSELELRLRVKQDWSTVFIAKQQYEIYNRLNQQFRDIARAAEIKFETEEISRLGYLNIMNQANQITIQTEQAFRDYGAAVRAFNKWFEGDSLYTVQSVSAEQLVQPLQVDSTFDHPLIALYQQKIDVAEASIKEQRSQFLPSFQASYGWQEIAAQGGFNSYEIGIRLPVFFWSKAGKTQSARIERNIARQNLDQAQREFNSTYNSIRENYQKWLRSWEYYRQEALPLAKEQQQGAITSYEEGAIDYVAFFQSIRDAIRIEIDSWNAFGNYLNSHFQLEYYLNKTQ